In the genome of Sphaeramia orbicularis chromosome 13, fSphaOr1.1, whole genome shotgun sequence, one region contains:
- the LOC115431800 gene encoding uncharacterized protein LOC115431800, with amino-acid sequence MVKAKVLASLRKGWTGSTQCYVRKRRKDRENKRAQFIKDPFRFTRTLLGEAKSGRLTSPREDVEAFLRETHNDISRNQALDANPNIDSIDMPGKELNISEPSWKEVQEVVKKARTGSAPGPSGIPYKVYKKCPMLLRRLWKLFQRIWKKGIIPSSWKKAEGCFVPKDEKSSAIDQFRAISLLSVECKIFFSVLAKRMTSYMTENEYIDTTIQKGGVPGFSGCLEHTGVLSQMIREAKANKGDLTVVWLDLANAYGSVPHALIHAALDHYRIPQHIKGMITSYLGGIQLRFKTTHFTTQWQNLEKGIITGCTISPILFIMGMNLLITAAGKEARGPKMQSGIRQPPIRGYMDDLTVTTTTHVEARWVLTVLDRMATWARMKFKPKKSRCMVIRKGKVTNRVTLHVQGEVIPSIRENPIKCLGKWFDDSLTDRKNISSTEKQAEEWLRRIEKSGLPGKFKAWLYQHGLLPRLMWLLTVYEVPMTSVEGVEKKINKYLRRWLGIPPSFAAVGLYIRSGQLQLPLSSVVEEFKVAKCRVIMTYRDSQDEQVRHAGILTRSGRKWAADSSVAQAESMLKLRDIIGTPCTGRQGLGTSHVQHWGKAGPKARRAMIQEEVRNWEEEGRRARAVELASQGVWTKWDLPKRKITWGDLWRLEPFRISFMLRSVYDTLPTPTNLHKWGLKEDPLCRLCGERGTMAHILSGCKTALAQGRYRWRHDKVLMTLANTLEQERRKKRQPHGTAMQPIKFVKEGQKPPATVTTKVNLLQKAQSWEMKVDLGGRLQFPKVVQTALRPDVVLWSEEAEKIILIELTVPWEEGCEEAFERKSGKYQDLLHDCREKGWQAWLFPVEVGCRGFPAQSVWRMLTAIGVTGRERKMAARRMGEAAERASCWLWSRREELSWKPGGVDGQ; translated from the exons ATGGTGAAGGCCAAAGTTCTGGCCT CCCTCCGAAAAGGCTGGACAGGCAGCACACAATGTTATGTTCGGAAAAGAAGGAAGGATAGGGAGAACAAAAGAGCTCAGTTCATCAAAGACCCTTTCCGATTCACCAGAACACTGCTGGGTGAAGCAAAATCTGGAAGGCTGACTAGCCCCAGAGAAGACGTGGAGGCATTCTTGAGAGAGACCCATAATGACATCTCCAGAAACCAGGCCCTGGATGCCAACCCAAACATCGACAGCATTGATATGCCTGGAAAAGAACTCAACATCAGCGAACCATCCTGGAAGGAAGTTCAAGAGGTGGTGAAGAAGGCCAGAACAGGATCTGCCCCCGGCCCAAGCGGCATACCCTATAAGGTATATAAAAAGTGCCCAATGCTCCTCCGGAGGCTATGGAAGCTGTTCCAGAGGATCTGGAAGAAGGGCATCATTCCATCAAGCTGGAAAAAGGCAGAAGGCTGTTTTGTGCCAAAAGATGAGAAATCCTCGGCCATAGATCAATTTAGAGCAATCTCACTGCTAAGTGTAGAATGCAAGATCTTCTTTTCGGTGTTGGCTAAGAGGATGACCTCATATATGACTGAGAACGAGTATATTGACACCACTATCCAGAAAGGTGGAGTCCCAGGCTTCTCCGGATGTCTGGAACACACTGGAGTTCTCAGTCAGATGATCCGGGAGGCCAAGGCCAACAAGGGCGACCTGACTGTTGTCTGGCTGGACTTGGCTAACGCCTATGGATCAGTCCCTCATGCCCTCATCCATGCAGCACTAGACCATTACCGTATCCCTCAGCACATCAAGGGAATGATCACCAGTTACCTTGGCGGAATCCAGCTACGATTCAAGACAACCCACTTTACAACCCAGTGGCAAAACCTGGAAAAAGGGATCATAACTGGCTGCACAATCTCCCCCATACTCTTCATCATGGGAATGAACCTCCTGATAACAGCTGCCGGGAAGGAAGCCCGAGGCCCAAAAATGCAATCGGGCATCCGACAACCCCCAATAAGAGGTTACATGGATGACCTCACGGTGACTACCACAACCCACGTGGAGGCGAGATGGGTGCTAACTGTTCTGGACCGCATGGCAACGTGGGCCAGAATGAAGTTTAAGCCAAAGAAATCCAGGTGCATGGTGATCAGGAAAGGTAAGGTAACGAACAGGGTCACGCTGCATGTGCAAGGGGAAGTGATTCCATCGATAAGGGAAAATCCAATCAAGTGCCTCGGGAAGTGGTTCGATGACTCACTTACTGACAGGAAGAACATCAGCAGCACAGAAAAGCAGGCAGAAGAATGGCTGAGGAGAATTGAAAAATCAGGGCTCCCAGGTAAATTCAAAGCATGGCTTTATCAACATGGATTGCTGCCAAGACTCATGTGGCTGTTGACAGTGTACGAAGTTCCCATGACAAGCGTGGAAGGAGTGGAGAAGAAGATCAACAAGTACCTCCGAAGGTGGCTGGGAATCCCTCCAAGTTTCGCTGCAGTAGGCCTTTATATAAGATCAGGGCAGCTCCAACTTCCTCTGTCATCTGTGGTGGAGGAATTTAAGGTTGCAAAGTGCAGAGTCATAATGACATATAGAGACTCCCAGGATGAACAAGTCAGACATGCAGGCATCCTCACAAGATCAGGACGCAAGTGGGCAGCTGACTCATCTGTTGCACAGGCTGAGAGCATGTTGAAACTGCGTGACATCATTGGAACACCATGCACAGGAAGACAGGGTCTTGGAACTTCCCATGTCCAGCATTGGGGGAAGGCAGGACCCAAGGCCAGAAGGGCCATGATCCAGGAGGAAGTACGGAACTGGGAGGAGGAAGGACGAAGGGCAAGGGCAGTGGAGTTAGCGTCCCAGGGTGTGTGGACCAAATGGGACCTGCCCAAAAGGAAAATCACATGGGGAGATCTTTGGAGATTGGAGCCTTTCCGCATCTCATTTATGCTACGGTCGGTGTATGACACACTCCCGACTCCAACAAACCTGCACAAGTGGGGCTTGAAGGAAGATCCTTTGTGCAGGCTCTGTGGAGAGAGAGGCACCATGGCACACATCTTGTCAGGGTGTAAAACAGCACTTGCCCAGGGAAGGTACAGGTGGCGCCATGACAAGGTGCTCATGACACTAGCTAACACCTTGGAGCAGGAGAGACGCAAGAAACGCCAACCACATGGGACAGCAATGCAACCAATAAAGTTCGTAAAAGAGGGTCAAAAGCCACCAGCCACAGTAACCACAAAAGTCAACCTGCTGCAAAAGGCCCAATCATGGGAAATGAAGGTAGACCTGGGGGGAAGACTGCAATTCCCCAAGGTTGTCCAGACAGCCCTGAGGCCAGACGTGGTTCTGTGGTCTGAAGAGGCAGAGAAGATCATCCTCATAGAACTTACGGTCCCATGGGAAGAGGGTTGTGAGGAGGCGTTCGAAAGAAAGAGTGGCAAATACCAGGACCTCCTGCATGACTGCAGAGAGAAAGGGTGGCAGGCGTGGCTCTTCCCAGTCGAGGTCGGCTGTAGAGGATTCCCTGCCCAGTCAGTGTGGAGGATGCTCACGGCAATTGGGGTGacagggagggagagaaagatgGCAGCTCGCAGGATGGGTGAGGCAGCAGAAAGAGCCTCCTGTTGGTTATGGAGCAGGAGAGAGGAGCTTAGCTGGAAGCCAGGGGGAGTTGATGGGCAGTGA